A genome region from Triplophysa rosa unplaced genomic scaffold, Trosa_1v2 scaffold214_ERROPOS343816, whole genome shotgun sequence includes the following:
- the LOC130550008 gene encoding ephrin type-B receptor 3-like isoform X1 yields MTMDYLLFLCSFLLPLSSAVEETLMDTKWATTELAWTSHPETGWEEVSGYDDAMNPIRTYQVCNIRELNQNNWLRSDFIPRKDVLRVYVEMKFTVRDCNSIPNIPGSCKETFNLFYYESDSDSATSTSPFWMENPYVKVDTIAPDESFSMLESGRVNTKIRSFGPLSKAGFYLAFQDLGACMSLISVRVFYKKCSTTIANFAVFPETATGAEATSLVIAPGTCVHNAVEVSVPLKLYCNGDGEWMVPVGACTCMAGFEPAVKDSQCQACSPGTFKSKQGEGFCSPCPPNSRTSSGAASICSCRNGYYRADNDSPESGCTTVPSGPRNVISSVNETSLVLEWSEPRDQGGRDDLLYNVICKKCLPEYGTCTRCDDNVDIAPRHLGLTERHVTVRNLQAHTQYSFEIQAVNGVSNKSPYTPQFASVNITTNQAAPSSIPTVLLMGASANTMSLSWLPPEKPNGIILDYEIKYHEKDQGEAIAHTMTAQRSSARIEGLKPGTTYVVQVRARTVAGYGRYSSPSDFSTNHQADSDKTLQEQLPLIVGSLTAGLVFIIVVVVIAIVCLRKQRNGSESEYTEKLQQYKSPIVTPGMKVYIDPFTYEDPNEAIREFAKEIDVSCVKIEEVIGAGNQQHKLLSNRGKTARHTQAIPLEDFTPSGEFGEVCRGRLKLPGRREIIVAIKTLKAGYTERQRRDFLSEASIMGQFDHPNIIRLEGVVTKSRPVMIVTEFMENGALDSFLRLNDGQFTVIQLVGMLRGIAAGMKYLSDMNYVHRDLAARNILVNSNLVCKVSDFGLSRFLEDDPTDPTYTSSLGGKIPIRWTAPEAIAYRKFTSASDVWSYGIVMWEVMSYGERPYWDMSNQDVINAVEQDYRLPPPMDCPTALHQLMLDCWVKERNLRPKFSQIVNTLDKLIRNAASLKVVTSTHSGASQPLLDRCMPDYTTFTTVGDWLDAIKMSRYSDNFLNAGFASFDLVAQMTSEDLLRIGVTLAGHQKKILGSIQDMRLQMNQTLPVQV; encoded by the exons AAACACTGATGGACACCAAATGGGCCACGACCGAACTTGCCTGGACTTCCCATCCTGAAACTGGG TGGGAGGAAGTAAGTGGTTACGACGATGCCATGAACCCCATTCGAACATACCAAGTGTGCAACATTCGTGAGCTCAACCAGAACAACTGGCTTCGCAGTGACTTCATTCCTCGCAAGGACGTTCTCCGTGTGTATGTGGAGATGAAATTCACTGTACGAGACTGCAACAGTATTCCCAACATTCCAGGATCCTGTAAAGAGACATTCAATCTGTTTTACTACGAGTCTGACTCAGATTCGGCCACCTCCACCAGTCCGTTTTGGATGGAGAACCCTTACGTTAAGGTGGACACAATTGCTCCTGATGAGAGCTTTTCTATGTTGGAATCCGGCCGGGTCAATACTAAGATTCGCAGCTTTGGTCCACTTTCCAAGGCTGGCTTCTACCTGGCCTTCCAAGACTTGGGTGCTTGCATGTCTTTAATCTCTGTCCGCGTGTTCTACAAAAAGTGTTCCACAACAATTGCTAATTTTGCAGTCTTCCCCGAGACAGCAACAGGGGCTGAAGCCACCTCGCTAGTCATCGCCCCCGGCACTTGCGTGCATAACGCTGTGGAAGTGTCCGTCCCTCTCAAACTCTACTGCAATGGAGATGGAGAATGGATGGTTCCTGTAGGTGCCTGCACATGTATGGCTGGTTTCGAACCTGCAGTTAAGGATTCACAGTGTCAAG CTTGCAGTCCAGGCACTTTTAAGTCCAAGCAAGGTGAGGGATTCTGCTCGCCATGTCCACCCAACAGTCGGACAAGTTCTGGAGCCGCAAGCATTTGTTCCTGCCGGAACGGCTATTATCGAGCAGATAATGACTCACCTGAGTCAGGATGCACTA CTGTCCCCTCAGGTCCACGCAACGTCATCTCCAGTGTGAACGAAACATCGCTGGTGCTTGAGTGGAGCGAGCCGCGTGACCAAGGTGGCAGAGATgaccttctttacaatgttatcTGTAAGAAGTGTCTGCCCGAGTATGGGACCTGCACTCGGTGTGATGACAATGTGGACATCGCTCCCCGGCACCTTGGGCTGACTGAGAGACATGTGACCGTCAGAAACCTTCAGGCTCATACCCAGTACAGCTTTGAGATTCAGGCTGTCAACGGAGTCTCCAACAAGAGTCCGTACACACCCCAGTTTGCATCTGTTAACATCACCACCAACCAGGCTG CTCCCTCTTCAATTCCTACTGTCCTCCTGATGGGGGCCTCAGCCAACACGATGAGTCTCTCCTGGCTCCCTCCTGAAAAACCAAATGGCATCATCTTGGATTACGAGATTAAATACCATGAGAAG GACCAGGGAGAAGCTATTGCCCACACGATGACTGCCCAGCGCAGCTCGGCACGTATTGAGGGTTTGAAGCCCGGTACGACGTATGTGGTGCAGGTTCGGGCCCGAACTGTGGCAGGGTATGGCCGATACAGTAGCCCCTCCGACTTCAGCACCAACCACCAAG CTGATTCAGACAAGACGCTACAGGAACAGTTGCCGCTTATTGTGGGCTCTCTGACGGCTGGCCTGGTTTTTATCATCGTTGTTGTTGTCATTGCAATAGTTTGCCTCAG GAAGCAACGCAATGGCTCCGAATCAGAATACACAGAAAAACTGCAACAATACA AATCCCCTATAGTCACTCCGGGAATGAAGGTCTACATTGACCCTTTCACCTATGAGGACCCTAATGAGGCCATCCGCGAGTTTGCCAAAGAGATTGACGTTTCCTGTGTGAAAATCGAGGAGGTCATTGGTGCAGGTAACCAACAACACAAGCTCCTGAGCAACAGGGGGAAGACAGCTAGGCACACCCAGGCCATACCTTTAGAGGACTTCACTCCAAGCG GAGAGTTTGGAGAAGTATGCCGCGGACGTCTCAAGCTCCCTGGACGTCGTGAGATCATCGTTGCCATCAAGACTCTGAAGGCAGGGTACACTGAGCGCCAGAGGAGAGACTTTCTGAGTGAGGCTAGCATCATGGGCCAATTTGACCATCCCAATATTATCCGCTTAGAAGGGGTGGTTACCAAAAGCCGGCCTGTCATGATTGTCACCGAGTTCATGGAGAATGGAGCGCTGGATTCTTTTCTCCGG CTAAATGACGGCCAGTTCACTGTCATCCAGCTAGTTGGCATGTTGAGAGGCATTGCAGCTGGCATGAAATATCTGTCCGACATGAACTACGTGCACCGTGACCTGGCTGCCCGTAACATCCTAGTCAACAGTAACCTGGTATGCAAGGTGTCCGATTTTGGCCTTTCTCGCTTTTTGGAGGACGATCCCACTGATCCCACATACACCAGCTCACTG GGAGGAAAGATCCCTATTCGCTGGACAGCTCCTGAGGCCATTGCTTACAGGAAGTTCACCTCAGCCAGTGACGTGTGGAGTTATGGCATCGTCATGTGGGAGGTGATGTCATACGGCGAGCGTCCATACTGGGACATGAGCAACCAAGAT GTGATAAATGCAGTTGAGCAGGACTACCGGCTGCCTCCACCCATGGACTGCCCCACTGCCTTGCACCAACTCATGTTAGACTGCTGGGTTAAAGAAAGAAACTTGAGACCCAAGTTCTCCCAGATTGTCAACACCCTGGACAAACTTATTCGCAATGCCGCCAGCCTTAAGGTGGTCACCAGCACACATTCTGG GGCCTCCCAGCCACTTCTAGATCGCTGTATGCCTGACTACACTACGTTCACCACTGTGGGTGACTGGCTGGACGCCATCAAGATGAGCCGCTACAGTGACAACTTCCTCAATGCAGGCTTCGCATCCTTCGACCTGGTAGCCCAGATGACCTCCGA AGATCTACTACGGATAGGTGTGACATTAGCCGGCCACCAAAAGAAGATTCTCGGGAGCATTCAAGACATGAGACTTCAAATGAACCAAACGTTGCCCGTCCAGGTCTGA
- the LOC130550008 gene encoding ephrin type-B receptor 3-like isoform X6, whose amino-acid sequence MTMDYLLFLCSFLLPLSSAVEETLMDTKWATTELAWTSHPETGWEEVSGYDDAMNPIRTYQVCNIRELNQNNWLRSDFIPRKDVLRVYVEMKFTVRDCNSIPNIPGSCKETFNLFYYESDSDSATSTSPFWMENPYVKVDTIAPDESFSMLESGRVNTKIRSFGPLSKAGFYLAFQDLGACMSLISVRVFYKKCSTTIANFAVFPETATGAEATSLVIAPGTCVHNAVEVSVPLKLYCNGDGEWMVPVGACTCMAGFEPAVKDSQCQACSPGTFKSKQGEGFCSPCPPNSRTSSGAASICSCRNGYYRADNDSPESGCTTVPSGPRNVISSVNETSLVLEWSEPRDQGGRDDLLYNVICKKCLPEYGTCTRCDDNVDIAPRHLGLTERHVTVRNLQAHTQYSFEIQAVNGVSNKSPYTPQFASVNITTNQAAPSSIPTVLLMGASANTMSLSWLPPEKPNGIILDYEIKYHEKDQGEAIAHTMTAQRSSARIEGLKPGTTYVVQVRARTVAGYGRYSSPSDFSTNHQADSDKTLQEQLPLIVGSLTAGLVFIIVVVVIAIVCLRKQRNGSESEYTEKLQQYITPGMKVYIDPFTYEDPNEAIREFAKEIDVSCVKIEEVIGAGEFGEVCRGRLKLPGRREIIVAIKTLKAGYTERQRRDFLSEASIMGQFDHPNIIRLEGVVTKSRPVMIVTEFMENGALDSFLRLNDGQFTVIQLVGMLRGIAAGMKYLSDMNYVHRDLAARNILVNSNLVCKVSDFGLSRFLEDDPTDPTYTSSLGGKIPIRWTAPEAIAYRKFTSASDVWSYGIVMWEVMSYGERPYWDMSNQDVINAVEQDYRLPPPMDCPTALHQLMLDCWVKERNLRPKFSQIVNTLDKLIRNAASLKVVTSTHSGDLLRIGVTLAGHQKKILGSIQDMRLQMNQTLPVQV is encoded by the exons AAACACTGATGGACACCAAATGGGCCACGACCGAACTTGCCTGGACTTCCCATCCTGAAACTGGG TGGGAGGAAGTAAGTGGTTACGACGATGCCATGAACCCCATTCGAACATACCAAGTGTGCAACATTCGTGAGCTCAACCAGAACAACTGGCTTCGCAGTGACTTCATTCCTCGCAAGGACGTTCTCCGTGTGTATGTGGAGATGAAATTCACTGTACGAGACTGCAACAGTATTCCCAACATTCCAGGATCCTGTAAAGAGACATTCAATCTGTTTTACTACGAGTCTGACTCAGATTCGGCCACCTCCACCAGTCCGTTTTGGATGGAGAACCCTTACGTTAAGGTGGACACAATTGCTCCTGATGAGAGCTTTTCTATGTTGGAATCCGGCCGGGTCAATACTAAGATTCGCAGCTTTGGTCCACTTTCCAAGGCTGGCTTCTACCTGGCCTTCCAAGACTTGGGTGCTTGCATGTCTTTAATCTCTGTCCGCGTGTTCTACAAAAAGTGTTCCACAACAATTGCTAATTTTGCAGTCTTCCCCGAGACAGCAACAGGGGCTGAAGCCACCTCGCTAGTCATCGCCCCCGGCACTTGCGTGCATAACGCTGTGGAAGTGTCCGTCCCTCTCAAACTCTACTGCAATGGAGATGGAGAATGGATGGTTCCTGTAGGTGCCTGCACATGTATGGCTGGTTTCGAACCTGCAGTTAAGGATTCACAGTGTCAAG CTTGCAGTCCAGGCACTTTTAAGTCCAAGCAAGGTGAGGGATTCTGCTCGCCATGTCCACCCAACAGTCGGACAAGTTCTGGAGCCGCAAGCATTTGTTCCTGCCGGAACGGCTATTATCGAGCAGATAATGACTCACCTGAGTCAGGATGCACTA CTGTCCCCTCAGGTCCACGCAACGTCATCTCCAGTGTGAACGAAACATCGCTGGTGCTTGAGTGGAGCGAGCCGCGTGACCAAGGTGGCAGAGATgaccttctttacaatgttatcTGTAAGAAGTGTCTGCCCGAGTATGGGACCTGCACTCGGTGTGATGACAATGTGGACATCGCTCCCCGGCACCTTGGGCTGACTGAGAGACATGTGACCGTCAGAAACCTTCAGGCTCATACCCAGTACAGCTTTGAGATTCAGGCTGTCAACGGAGTCTCCAACAAGAGTCCGTACACACCCCAGTTTGCATCTGTTAACATCACCACCAACCAGGCTG CTCCCTCTTCAATTCCTACTGTCCTCCTGATGGGGGCCTCAGCCAACACGATGAGTCTCTCCTGGCTCCCTCCTGAAAAACCAAATGGCATCATCTTGGATTACGAGATTAAATACCATGAGAAG GACCAGGGAGAAGCTATTGCCCACACGATGACTGCCCAGCGCAGCTCGGCACGTATTGAGGGTTTGAAGCCCGGTACGACGTATGTGGTGCAGGTTCGGGCCCGAACTGTGGCAGGGTATGGCCGATACAGTAGCCCCTCCGACTTCAGCACCAACCACCAAG CTGATTCAGACAAGACGCTACAGGAACAGTTGCCGCTTATTGTGGGCTCTCTGACGGCTGGCCTGGTTTTTATCATCGTTGTTGTTGTCATTGCAATAGTTTGCCTCAG GAAGCAACGCAATGGCTCCGAATCAGAATACACAGAAAAACTGCAACAATACA TCACTCCGGGAATGAAGGTCTACATTGACCCTTTCACCTATGAGGACCCTAATGAGGCCATCCGCGAGTTTGCCAAAGAGATTGACGTTTCCTGTGTGAAAATCGAGGAGGTCATTGGTGCAG GAGAGTTTGGAGAAGTATGCCGCGGACGTCTCAAGCTCCCTGGACGTCGTGAGATCATCGTTGCCATCAAGACTCTGAAGGCAGGGTACACTGAGCGCCAGAGGAGAGACTTTCTGAGTGAGGCTAGCATCATGGGCCAATTTGACCATCCCAATATTATCCGCTTAGAAGGGGTGGTTACCAAAAGCCGGCCTGTCATGATTGTCACCGAGTTCATGGAGAATGGAGCGCTGGATTCTTTTCTCCGG CTAAATGACGGCCAGTTCACTGTCATCCAGCTAGTTGGCATGTTGAGAGGCATTGCAGCTGGCATGAAATATCTGTCCGACATGAACTACGTGCACCGTGACCTGGCTGCCCGTAACATCCTAGTCAACAGTAACCTGGTATGCAAGGTGTCCGATTTTGGCCTTTCTCGCTTTTTGGAGGACGATCCCACTGATCCCACATACACCAGCTCACTG GGAGGAAAGATCCCTATTCGCTGGACAGCTCCTGAGGCCATTGCTTACAGGAAGTTCACCTCAGCCAGTGACGTGTGGAGTTATGGCATCGTCATGTGGGAGGTGATGTCATACGGCGAGCGTCCATACTGGGACATGAGCAACCAAGAT GTGATAAATGCAGTTGAGCAGGACTACCGGCTGCCTCCACCCATGGACTGCCCCACTGCCTTGCACCAACTCATGTTAGACTGCTGGGTTAAAGAAAGAAACTTGAGACCCAAGTTCTCCCAGATTGTCAACACCCTGGACAAACTTATTCGCAATGCCGCCAGCCTTAAGGTGGTCACCAGCACACATTCTGG AGATCTACTACGGATAGGTGTGACATTAGCCGGCCACCAAAAGAAGATTCTCGGGAGCATTCAAGACATGAGACTTCAAATGAACCAAACGTTGCCCGTCCAGGTCTGA
- the LOC130550008 gene encoding ephrin type-B receptor 3-like isoform X2, producing MTMDYLLFLCSFLLPLSSAVEETLMDTKWATTELAWTSHPETGWEEVSGYDDAMNPIRTYQVCNIRELNQNNWLRSDFIPRKDVLRVYVEMKFTVRDCNSIPNIPGSCKETFNLFYYESDSDSATSTSPFWMENPYVKVDTIAPDESFSMLESGRVNTKIRSFGPLSKAGFYLAFQDLGACMSLISVRVFYKKCSTTIANFAVFPETATGAEATSLVIAPGTCVHNAVEVSVPLKLYCNGDGEWMVPVGACTCMAGFEPAVKDSQCQACSPGTFKSKQGEGFCSPCPPNSRTSSGAASICSCRNGYYRADNDSPESGCTTVPSGPRNVISSVNETSLVLEWSEPRDQGGRDDLLYNVICKKCLPEYGTCTRCDDNVDIAPRHLGLTERHVTVRNLQAHTQYSFEIQAVNGVSNKSPYTPQFASVNITTNQAAPSSIPTVLLMGASANTMSLSWLPPEKPNGIILDYEIKYHEKDQGEAIAHTMTAQRSSARIEGLKPGTTYVVQVRARTVAGYGRYSSPSDFSTNHQADSDKTLQEQLPLIVGSLTAGLVFIIVVVVIAIVCLRKQRNGSESEYTEKLQQYITPGMKVYIDPFTYEDPNEAIREFAKEIDVSCVKIEEVIGAGNQQHKLLSNRGKTARHTQAIPLEDFTPSGEFGEVCRGRLKLPGRREIIVAIKTLKAGYTERQRRDFLSEASIMGQFDHPNIIRLEGVVTKSRPVMIVTEFMENGALDSFLRLNDGQFTVIQLVGMLRGIAAGMKYLSDMNYVHRDLAARNILVNSNLVCKVSDFGLSRFLEDDPTDPTYTSSLGGKIPIRWTAPEAIAYRKFTSASDVWSYGIVMWEVMSYGERPYWDMSNQDVINAVEQDYRLPPPMDCPTALHQLMLDCWVKERNLRPKFSQIVNTLDKLIRNAASLKVVTSTHSGASQPLLDRCMPDYTTFTTVGDWLDAIKMSRYSDNFLNAGFASFDLVAQMTSEDLLRIGVTLAGHQKKILGSIQDMRLQMNQTLPVQV from the exons AAACACTGATGGACACCAAATGGGCCACGACCGAACTTGCCTGGACTTCCCATCCTGAAACTGGG TGGGAGGAAGTAAGTGGTTACGACGATGCCATGAACCCCATTCGAACATACCAAGTGTGCAACATTCGTGAGCTCAACCAGAACAACTGGCTTCGCAGTGACTTCATTCCTCGCAAGGACGTTCTCCGTGTGTATGTGGAGATGAAATTCACTGTACGAGACTGCAACAGTATTCCCAACATTCCAGGATCCTGTAAAGAGACATTCAATCTGTTTTACTACGAGTCTGACTCAGATTCGGCCACCTCCACCAGTCCGTTTTGGATGGAGAACCCTTACGTTAAGGTGGACACAATTGCTCCTGATGAGAGCTTTTCTATGTTGGAATCCGGCCGGGTCAATACTAAGATTCGCAGCTTTGGTCCACTTTCCAAGGCTGGCTTCTACCTGGCCTTCCAAGACTTGGGTGCTTGCATGTCTTTAATCTCTGTCCGCGTGTTCTACAAAAAGTGTTCCACAACAATTGCTAATTTTGCAGTCTTCCCCGAGACAGCAACAGGGGCTGAAGCCACCTCGCTAGTCATCGCCCCCGGCACTTGCGTGCATAACGCTGTGGAAGTGTCCGTCCCTCTCAAACTCTACTGCAATGGAGATGGAGAATGGATGGTTCCTGTAGGTGCCTGCACATGTATGGCTGGTTTCGAACCTGCAGTTAAGGATTCACAGTGTCAAG CTTGCAGTCCAGGCACTTTTAAGTCCAAGCAAGGTGAGGGATTCTGCTCGCCATGTCCACCCAACAGTCGGACAAGTTCTGGAGCCGCAAGCATTTGTTCCTGCCGGAACGGCTATTATCGAGCAGATAATGACTCACCTGAGTCAGGATGCACTA CTGTCCCCTCAGGTCCACGCAACGTCATCTCCAGTGTGAACGAAACATCGCTGGTGCTTGAGTGGAGCGAGCCGCGTGACCAAGGTGGCAGAGATgaccttctttacaatgttatcTGTAAGAAGTGTCTGCCCGAGTATGGGACCTGCACTCGGTGTGATGACAATGTGGACATCGCTCCCCGGCACCTTGGGCTGACTGAGAGACATGTGACCGTCAGAAACCTTCAGGCTCATACCCAGTACAGCTTTGAGATTCAGGCTGTCAACGGAGTCTCCAACAAGAGTCCGTACACACCCCAGTTTGCATCTGTTAACATCACCACCAACCAGGCTG CTCCCTCTTCAATTCCTACTGTCCTCCTGATGGGGGCCTCAGCCAACACGATGAGTCTCTCCTGGCTCCCTCCTGAAAAACCAAATGGCATCATCTTGGATTACGAGATTAAATACCATGAGAAG GACCAGGGAGAAGCTATTGCCCACACGATGACTGCCCAGCGCAGCTCGGCACGTATTGAGGGTTTGAAGCCCGGTACGACGTATGTGGTGCAGGTTCGGGCCCGAACTGTGGCAGGGTATGGCCGATACAGTAGCCCCTCCGACTTCAGCACCAACCACCAAG CTGATTCAGACAAGACGCTACAGGAACAGTTGCCGCTTATTGTGGGCTCTCTGACGGCTGGCCTGGTTTTTATCATCGTTGTTGTTGTCATTGCAATAGTTTGCCTCAG GAAGCAACGCAATGGCTCCGAATCAGAATACACAGAAAAACTGCAACAATACA TCACTCCGGGAATGAAGGTCTACATTGACCCTTTCACCTATGAGGACCCTAATGAGGCCATCCGCGAGTTTGCCAAAGAGATTGACGTTTCCTGTGTGAAAATCGAGGAGGTCATTGGTGCAGGTAACCAACAACACAAGCTCCTGAGCAACAGGGGGAAGACAGCTAGGCACACCCAGGCCATACCTTTAGAGGACTTCACTCCAAGCG GAGAGTTTGGAGAAGTATGCCGCGGACGTCTCAAGCTCCCTGGACGTCGTGAGATCATCGTTGCCATCAAGACTCTGAAGGCAGGGTACACTGAGCGCCAGAGGAGAGACTTTCTGAGTGAGGCTAGCATCATGGGCCAATTTGACCATCCCAATATTATCCGCTTAGAAGGGGTGGTTACCAAAAGCCGGCCTGTCATGATTGTCACCGAGTTCATGGAGAATGGAGCGCTGGATTCTTTTCTCCGG CTAAATGACGGCCAGTTCACTGTCATCCAGCTAGTTGGCATGTTGAGAGGCATTGCAGCTGGCATGAAATATCTGTCCGACATGAACTACGTGCACCGTGACCTGGCTGCCCGTAACATCCTAGTCAACAGTAACCTGGTATGCAAGGTGTCCGATTTTGGCCTTTCTCGCTTTTTGGAGGACGATCCCACTGATCCCACATACACCAGCTCACTG GGAGGAAAGATCCCTATTCGCTGGACAGCTCCTGAGGCCATTGCTTACAGGAAGTTCACCTCAGCCAGTGACGTGTGGAGTTATGGCATCGTCATGTGGGAGGTGATGTCATACGGCGAGCGTCCATACTGGGACATGAGCAACCAAGAT GTGATAAATGCAGTTGAGCAGGACTACCGGCTGCCTCCACCCATGGACTGCCCCACTGCCTTGCACCAACTCATGTTAGACTGCTGGGTTAAAGAAAGAAACTTGAGACCCAAGTTCTCCCAGATTGTCAACACCCTGGACAAACTTATTCGCAATGCCGCCAGCCTTAAGGTGGTCACCAGCACACATTCTGG GGCCTCCCAGCCACTTCTAGATCGCTGTATGCCTGACTACACTACGTTCACCACTGTGGGTGACTGGCTGGACGCCATCAAGATGAGCCGCTACAGTGACAACTTCCTCAATGCAGGCTTCGCATCCTTCGACCTGGTAGCCCAGATGACCTCCGA AGATCTACTACGGATAGGTGTGACATTAGCCGGCCACCAAAAGAAGATTCTCGGGAGCATTCAAGACATGAGACTTCAAATGAACCAAACGTTGCCCGTCCAGGTCTGA